A genome region from Thermoanaerobacterium xylanolyticum LX-11 includes the following:
- a CDS encoding ribonucleotide reductase N-terminal alpha domain-containing protein, whose translation MNLTENSKKVLERRYLAKDENGRVVETVEELFERVAKAISDVDKEYDINADTEKVKKKFYEMMTNLDFLPNSPTLMNAGRPLGQLSACFVLPVGDSMEEIFDAVKYAAIIHKSGGGTGFSFSRLRPKGATVRSTGGVASGPVSFMKVFNSATEAVKQGGTRRGANMGILRIDHPDILEFIQCKQDNNEITNFNISVGITEDFMKAVEKGQDYDLIDPHTNKVVKSLNAREVFKLIVEMAWKNGEPGIVFLDRINEKNPTPLVGEIESTNPCVTGDTWVSTEYGLMRIDEIYNKYQNGGLNIVTDNRVPMTQYQVVNGGYITEAVPDLNSEGTSLNMISKVYNNGEKDVIKLTLKSGYEIKATPDHRFLTSKGWKELSRIKIGDEILIQSGDGFFSNVYELPFKVDNIYTGNNGRTYTLNLPNKWSKELGQTLGWLIGDGWLRDGDKDTRVGFTFGNDDVEVMYHLKPFINNIYGKDVKEVKRENGVYHLSYHSKYLVEFFKKLGVKNVKAENKQVPQSIYKAPYEAVVGFLQALFTADGSVRDNPKSNSSWVVLTSKSKRLLQDVQILLINLGMKSVIFDRSRKPRKATFKYTSVNGEEKFYSTDGILYELGIFGKSRDKFAKEIGFMSEKKQKALSNIKYKSFYKTKFYDEVAAIEKIGKEVVYDLTEPVTHSMICNGIVVHQCGEQPLLPYESCNLGSINLKNMLKEENGKYEVDYGKLRDTVHNAVHFLDNVIDANKYPLQQIDEMTKGTRKIGLGVMGFADMLLMLNIPYNSEEAVEFADKLMKFIDEESKAASMELAEKRGVFKYYDKSIYKDKNIRLRNATTTTIAPTGTISIIAGTSSGIEPLFAIAMTRNVMDNTQLVEVNPVFKEVALKRGFYSEELMKKIAQQGTLKGIDGIPDDVKRVFVTAHDIDPVWHIRMQSAFQKHVDNAVSKTVNFRHDATVDDVREVYELAYKLGLKGVTIYRDGSRDSQVLNLGIKKVEKEGVKEDKQEGRNQIVPRPRPSVTKGITEKVRIGCGNLYITVNYDDKGICEVFTNLGRAGGCPSQSEATSRLISIALRSGLDAKSIVEQLKGIRCHSTLRQMANNKEIKVLSCPDAIAKVIEKVMKLKVEEDESFAPIDVPINGSSHKNDDAALQAAYTYDTQEERFCPECGSEIEHEGGCVVCKNCGYSKCG comes from the coding sequence ATGAATTTAACTGAAAACTCTAAGAAGGTTCTTGAGAGAAGGTATTTGGCAAAAGATGAGAATGGACGCGTCGTTGAGACCGTTGAGGAGCTTTTTGAGAGAGTTGCGAAAGCAATTTCAGATGTAGACAAAGAATACGATATAAACGCAGATACGGAAAAGGTCAAAAAAAAGTTTTATGAGATGATGACGAATTTGGACTTTCTGCCTAATTCTCCCACGCTTATGAATGCGGGAAGGCCATTAGGACAGCTTTCGGCGTGCTTTGTGCTTCCTGTGGGGGATTCCATGGAAGAAATATTTGACGCAGTGAAGTATGCTGCCATAATTCACAAAAGCGGCGGTGGTACGGGGTTTAGCTTTTCAAGGCTTAGACCGAAAGGAGCTACAGTAAGATCGACAGGTGGTGTAGCGTCTGGGCCTGTAAGCTTTATGAAAGTGTTTAATTCTGCTACTGAAGCGGTAAAACAGGGCGGCACACGCCGTGGAGCAAATATGGGCATACTTAGGATAGATCATCCAGATATCCTTGAATTCATACAGTGCAAGCAAGACAACAATGAAATCACCAATTTTAACATAAGTGTAGGAATAACAGAAGATTTTATGAAAGCAGTTGAAAAAGGACAGGATTATGACTTAATAGATCCGCATACCAATAAAGTCGTGAAAAGCTTAAATGCCAGAGAAGTATTTAAGCTTATTGTGGAAATGGCTTGGAAAAACGGAGAACCTGGAATCGTATTTTTAGATCGCATAAACGAAAAAAATCCGACGCCTCTTGTGGGTGAGATAGAATCAACTAACCCATGTGTCACTGGGGATACGTGGGTATCTACAGAGTATGGTTTGATGAGAATTGATGAGATATATAATAAATATCAAAATGGGGGATTGAATATTGTAACAGATAATAGAGTCCCTATGACACAATATCAAGTAGTAAATGGAGGATATATTACAGAAGCTGTCCCTGATTTGAATAGTGAAGGTACATCTTTAAACATGATAAGTAAAGTATACAATAATGGAGAAAAAGATGTAATCAAATTAACACTGAAATCAGGCTATGAGATAAAAGCAACTCCTGATCATAGATTTTTAACATCAAAAGGATGGAAAGAACTTAGTAGGATTAAAATTGGTGATGAAATTTTAATACAATCAGGAGATGGATTTTTTTCGAATGTTTATGAACTTCCTTTTAAAGTAGATAATATTTATACTGGAAATAATGGAAGGACTTATACATTAAATTTGCCTAATAAATGGTCTAAAGAGCTTGGACAGACATTGGGCTGGCTTATAGGCGATGGTTGGCTAAGAGATGGTGATAAAGATACAAGAGTAGGATTTACTTTTGGAAATGATGATGTAGAAGTAATGTATCACCTAAAACCATTTATTAATAATATATATGGCAAAGATGTAAAAGAAGTTAAAAGAGAAAACGGTGTTTATCATCTTTCATACCATAGTAAATACCTTGTAGAGTTTTTTAAAAAATTGGGTGTAAAAAATGTGAAAGCAGAAAATAAGCAAGTGCCTCAAAGCATATATAAAGCTCCATATGAAGCCGTTGTAGGTTTCCTACAAGCACTGTTTACAGCCGATGGAAGTGTTAGGGATAATCCTAAGTCTAATAGTTCATGGGTAGTATTGACATCAAAAAGTAAAAGGTTACTGCAAGATGTGCAAATATTGCTTATAAATTTGGGTATGAAAAGTGTCATATTCGATCGTTCGAGAAAACCAAGAAAAGCAACGTTTAAGTATACTTCTGTTAATGGAGAAGAAAAATTTTATAGCACTGATGGTATTTTGTATGAGTTAGGTATTTTTGGCAAATCACGTGATAAATTTGCCAAAGAGATTGGGTTTATGTCTGAAAAGAAACAAAAAGCACTTAGCAATATTAAGTATAAATCATTCTATAAAACGAAATTTTATGATGAAGTTGCAGCAATTGAAAAAATTGGTAAAGAAGTAGTGTATGATTTAACTGAACCTGTTACACATTCTATGATTTGTAATGGAATAGTAGTTCATCAATGTGGTGAACAGCCACTTTTGCCATATGAATCCTGCAACTTAGGCTCTATAAACCTAAAAAATATGCTTAAAGAGGAAAACGGCAAATACGAAGTAGATTATGGTAAATTGAGAGATACTGTTCATAATGCTGTCCATTTTCTTGACAATGTGATCGATGCAAATAAGTATCCATTGCAACAGATAGATGAAATGACGAAAGGTACAAGAAAAATAGGATTAGGAGTTATGGGATTTGCTGACATGCTTCTTATGCTTAATATACCTTATAATTCTGAAGAAGCTGTAGAATTTGCTGATAAATTGATGAAATTTATCGATGAAGAATCTAAAGCGGCATCGATGGAACTTGCAGAAAAGAGAGGCGTTTTTAAATACTACGATAAAAGCATATACAAAGACAAGAACATAAGATTGAGGAATGCAACAACTACAACTATAGCACCTACTGGCACAATATCTATTATTGCAGGAACATCCAGTGGAATTGAGCCGCTTTTTGCAATAGCCATGACAAGAAATGTGATGGATAATACCCAGCTTGTGGAAGTCAACCCTGTATTTAAGGAAGTAGCTTTGAAAAGAGGATTTTATTCAGAAGAATTGATGAAGAAGATAGCGCAACAAGGCACTTTAAAAGGCATTGATGGCATACCGGATGATGTTAAAAGGGTTTTTGTAACAGCTCACGACATAGATCCTGTATGGCATATAAGGATGCAATCGGCTTTTCAAAAGCACGTCGACAATGCGGTTTCAAAGACGGTGAACTTCAGACATGATGCGACTGTAGACGACGTAAGGGAAGTTTACGAGCTGGCTTATAAATTAGGGCTTAAAGGCGTCACCATCTATCGCGATGGAAGTCGTGATTCACAAGTGCTGAATTTGGGGATAAAGAAAGTTGAAAAAGAAGGTGTGAAAGAAGACAAACAAGAAGGTCGCAATCAAATCGTCCCAAGACCGAGGCCTTCTGTGACGAAAGGCATAACTGAAAAAGTGAGAATAGGTTGTGGCAACTTGTACATTACCGTCAATTACGATGACAAAGGTATATGCGAGGTGTTCACTAACTTAGGACGAGCCGGAGGCTGTCCGTCTCAGTCAGAGGCCACCAGTAGACTTATATCCATAGCTTTAAGATCAGGTCTTGATGCGAAATCAATAGTAGAGCAGCTAAAAGGTATAAGGTGCCATTCTACATTAAGGCAAATGGCAAATAATAAGGAAATCAAGGTTCTTTCATGTCCAGATGCCATTGCTAAAGTCATTGAGAAAGTTATGAAATTAAAAGTTGAAGAAGATGAAAGCTTCGCACCAATTGATGTGCCTATAAATGGCAGCAGCCATAAAAACGATGATGCGGCTTTACAGGCGGCATATACTTATGACACACAAGAAGAACGCTTTTGCCCAGAATGTGGCAGTGAAATAGAACATGAAGGCGGATGTGTTGTGTGCAAAAACTGTGGCTACTCAAAATGCGGTTAA
- a CDS encoding sensor domain-containing diguanylate cyclase, which translates to MLKKRETLFDFVLIAVGFSLLIYTCFKYGIKIDMKLFAILLIAMVTLDNLGIKYTDIKLSISPVITIASFLIYGAESSALLATASTMIETIFFRKKVKNGFLNGAMFSITYIVAGHLYEILGGKIGQFSVGQLIYVVIYVLTSFVINYFILYYALKAQGKILFKKYWTESSVLELVSYFVMVPVGIFLANMYMKFGTVIFIYHVIPLILLSFFIKAFRDLYKANQRLNALYEMVKIINSKLDLDKTLEAILYETEKVVTVSGIAIYLKDDNGFLINEKTKCREESIGAFKDVYMNNEGLIGKVAGEGKSVMIGNLKADKRYSDKNISKYYDSAIVVPIKGAEGVIGCISAFQNEINAFDEDSLKIMEALSEQSSIAIMNAKRYFEISKRSITDPLTKTYNRRFFDQILHDSIAKSSIEKTPVSLIMLDVDRFKQINDTYGHMVGDAVLREIASRIKSCVRNNDIVARYGGEEFSVILPNLTAEQACVIAERIRYEVSSKPIKTDAGDINITVSAGVADFPNKAESAEKLISHADRALYAGCKTKGRDRVAVYEI; encoded by the coding sequence ATGTTAAAAAAAAGGGAAACATTGTTTGATTTTGTGTTAATTGCGGTGGGGTTTTCGCTTCTTATCTACACATGCTTTAAATACGGCATTAAAATTGATATGAAGCTGTTTGCTATACTCCTGATAGCCATGGTTACTCTTGACAATTTGGGTATAAAGTACACCGATATAAAGCTTTCCATAAGCCCTGTAATCACGATAGCATCTTTCTTGATATATGGTGCGGAGTCGTCTGCTCTTTTGGCTACTGCATCTACCATGATCGAGACAATATTTTTCAGAAAAAAAGTAAAGAATGGATTTTTAAATGGAGCAATGTTTTCCATAACATACATAGTAGCAGGGCATCTTTATGAGATTTTAGGTGGGAAAATCGGACAATTTTCAGTTGGACAGCTTATATATGTGGTGATTTATGTGCTTACAAGTTTTGTAATAAATTACTTTATCTTGTACTACGCGTTGAAAGCGCAAGGGAAAATTCTATTTAAGAAATACTGGACGGAAAGCTCAGTTTTAGAGTTGGTTTCTTATTTTGTAATGGTACCTGTAGGCATATTTTTAGCTAATATGTATATGAAATTTGGCACTGTTATTTTTATATATCACGTCATACCTTTGATTTTGCTGTCGTTTTTCATAAAGGCTTTTAGAGATCTTTACAAGGCCAACCAGAGGCTAAATGCTTTATATGAAATGGTGAAAATAATCAATTCGAAGTTGGATTTAGACAAAACTTTAGAAGCAATATTGTACGAAACGGAAAAAGTAGTAACCGTATCGGGAATAGCTATTTATTTGAAGGATGACAATGGATTTTTGATAAATGAAAAGACTAAGTGCAGGGAAGAATCAATAGGTGCTTTTAAAGATGTGTACATGAACAATGAAGGGCTAATAGGTAAGGTTGCAGGTGAAGGGAAATCTGTAATGATAGGCAATTTAAAAGCAGATAAGCGCTACTCAGACAAAAATATATCTAAATATTACGATTCTGCAATCGTAGTTCCTATAAAAGGGGCGGAAGGTGTAATAGGCTGTATATCTGCGTTTCAAAACGAAATCAACGCATTTGATGAAGACTCTTTAAAGATAATGGAGGCATTATCGGAACAGTCTTCAATAGCTATAATGAACGCAAAAAGGTACTTTGAGATAAGCAAAAGGTCTATTACTGATCCTCTTACAAAAACTTATAACAGGAGATTTTTCGATCAGATATTGCATGACAGTATAGCAAAGTCGTCTATTGAGAAGACTCCTGTGAGCCTGATAATGTTGGATGTGGATAGGTTTAAACAGATTAACGATACGTACGGACACATGGTTGGAGATGCCGTACTTAGAGAGATTGCATCGAGGATAAAAAGCTGTGTTAGAAACAACGATATCGTTGCAAGATATGGCGGAGAGGAGTTTTCTGTTATACTTCCAAACTTGACAGCGGAACAGGCATGTGTGATTGCCGAAAGAATAAGATATGAAGTATCATCTAAGCCTATAAAGACTGATGCTGGTGACATAAATATAACTGTCAGCGCTGGCGTTGCTGATTTTCCAAACAAAGCAGAATCAGCGGAAAAGCTCATAAGCCATGCTGATAGAGCTCTTTATGCCGGGTGCAAGACAAAAGGCAGAGATAGAGTCGCAGTGTATGAAATATAA